In one Nocardioides sp. NBC_00368 genomic region, the following are encoded:
- a CDS encoding helix-turn-helix transcriptional regulator: protein MVDHVRAWHPEVPSLREVYHAKFDHSYPMHTHDDWAVMLVDDGAVAYGLDRDDHHAVPGALTLLPPGVPHDGHSAIEGKGYRKRVLYLDPDWLPVTAQGLAVRRPTLAAATPIAAARHVHAALQDPGDLMAAEHWLLTVRDEVLTHLGSPAPTLRDAPLARRLRALLDDRLTESFTIAAAAAELGTHPSHLVRVFSQTYGIAPHKYLVGRRVDLARRLLVDGHRPAEAAALAGFHDQAHLTRHFRRILGVTPAIFAA, encoded by the coding sequence ATGGTCGATCACGTGCGCGCCTGGCATCCCGAGGTGCCGTCGCTACGCGAGGTCTACCACGCGAAGTTCGACCACTCCTACCCGATGCACACCCACGACGACTGGGCGGTGATGCTGGTCGACGACGGTGCGGTGGCCTACGGTCTCGATCGCGACGACCACCATGCGGTTCCCGGAGCGCTGACCTTGTTGCCGCCCGGGGTGCCGCACGACGGTCACTCGGCGATCGAGGGGAAGGGCTATCGCAAACGGGTGCTCTATCTCGATCCGGACTGGCTGCCGGTGACCGCACAGGGCCTTGCCGTGCGTCGACCGACACTTGCCGCCGCGACCCCGATCGCTGCTGCCCGGCACGTGCACGCGGCGCTGCAGGACCCCGGTGACCTGATGGCGGCCGAACACTGGCTGCTGACCGTCCGCGACGAGGTGCTCACGCATCTCGGAAGTCCCGCGCCGACGCTTCGCGACGCACCGCTGGCCCGTCGTCTGCGGGCGCTCCTCGACGACCGACTGACGGAGTCGTTCACGATCGCCGCGGCCGCCGCCGAGCTCGGCACCCATCCCAGCCATCTGGTCCGGGTGTTCTCGCAGACCTACGGCATCGCTCCGCACAAGTACCTCGTCGGCCGCCGTGTCGATCTCGCCCGCCGTCTGCTCGTGGACGGCCATCGTCCTGCCGAGGCGGCGGCGCTGGCCGGGTTCCATGACCAGGCCCATCTCACCCGTCATTTCCGCCGCATCCTCGGCGTGACGCCGGCGATCTTCGCGGCGTGA
- a CDS encoding DUF2000 domain-containing protein yields the protein MTAQLTSDDPATSPRFDTKVVVVLNQDLEPWQELNVTAFLMSGIATSSPGLVGEAYRDGDDTEYLPMLRQPVMVMSADSGLLAKARGKAAARDDVSLAVYTRELFGTGNDEANRAAVAAVRADDLDLVGIALRGPRNAVDRIVKGARFHD from the coding sequence ATGACGGCACAGCTGACTTCCGACGACCCGGCGACCTCACCACGTTTCGACACGAAGGTCGTGGTCGTGCTCAACCAGGATCTGGAGCCCTGGCAGGAGCTCAACGTGACCGCGTTCCTGATGTCGGGGATCGCGACCAGCTCCCCCGGCCTCGTGGGCGAGGCCTACCGCGACGGCGACGACACCGAGTACCTGCCCATGCTCCGCCAGCCGGTGATGGTGATGAGCGCCGACTCGGGCCTGCTGGCCAAGGCCCGTGGGAAGGCCGCCGCCCGGGACGACGTCTCCCTCGCCGTCTACACCCGGGAGCTGTTCGGCACCGGGAACGACGAGGCCAACCGAGCGGCCGTGGCCGCGGTCCGCGCGGACGACCTCGACCTCGTCGGCATCGCCCTCCGTGGTCCCCGCAACGCCGTCGACCGCATCGTCAAGGGCGCCCGGTTCCACGACTGA
- a CDS encoding YkvA family protein — MTGSFWWDLAIGIVAALLLTWLCLVVALLVVRPRGDLLREALRILPDVVRLLRRLAADKTMPRGVRIRLGLLMVYLALPIDLVPDFIPVLGYADDAIIVAAVLRSVVRRAGIDAVRAQWPGTEDGFAALALIAGLDRSVSRGTGRP; from the coding sequence ATGACCGGTTCGTTCTGGTGGGACCTGGCGATCGGCATCGTCGCGGCCCTGCTGCTCACGTGGTTGTGCCTCGTGGTGGCGTTGCTCGTCGTCCGCCCACGCGGCGACCTGCTGCGCGAGGCGTTGCGGATCCTGCCCGACGTCGTGCGGCTGCTCCGGCGGCTCGCGGCGGACAAGACGATGCCCCGTGGCGTACGGATCCGGCTCGGGCTGCTGATGGTCTATCTGGCCCTGCCGATCGATCTGGTGCCCGACTTCATCCCGGTGCTGGGCTACGCCGACGACGCGATCATCGTCGCCGCCGTGCTGCGCAGCGTCGTCCGCCGGGCCGGGATCGACGCCGTCCGGGCGCAGTGGCCGGGCACCGAGGACGGCTTCGCGGCGCTGGCGCTGATCGCCGGGCTGGACCGCTCGGTCAGTCGTGGAACCGGGCGCCCTTGA
- a CDS encoding NUDIX domain-containing protein, which translates to MTTTKADPRPGVDVPDHRGRTGLDRAGRDLTRNPGVVVRDVELTSQGWHVLRRTTFDYRRRDGRWETQQRETYDRGNGAVLLPYDLERGTVLLTRQFRYPVYVNDHPDGLLVEAAAGLLDADDPVTAIRRESAEELGISLAVVDHVFDAYMSPGSVTERLHFFAASYSPQSRTGDGGGVAEEGEDIEVLELDFADALAMTRDGRITDGKTIMLLQWAALDGPFRPAAGASAPQP; encoded by the coding sequence GTGACGACAACGAAAGCCGACCCGCGACCTGGTGTCGATGTCCCGGACCATCGCGGCCGCACCGGCCTCGACCGCGCCGGACGGGACCTGACCCGCAACCCCGGCGTCGTGGTTCGAGACGTCGAGCTGACCTCGCAGGGGTGGCACGTGCTCAGGCGCACCACCTTCGACTACCGCCGGCGGGACGGGCGCTGGGAGACGCAGCAGCGCGAGACGTACGACCGTGGGAACGGCGCTGTGCTCCTTCCCTACGACCTCGAGCGCGGAACGGTCCTGCTGACGCGGCAGTTCAGGTATCCGGTCTACGTCAACGACCATCCGGACGGGCTCCTCGTCGAGGCGGCGGCGGGACTTCTGGACGCCGATGACCCGGTCACCGCCATCCGGCGGGAGAGCGCCGAGGAGCTCGGCATCAGCCTCGCCGTGGTCGACCATGTCTTCGATGCGTACATGAGCCCGGGGTCGGTGACCGAGCGGCTCCACTTCTTCGCGGCTTCCTACTCGCCACAGAGTCGCACCGGTGACGGAGGCGGGGTTGCCGAGGAGGGCGAGGACATCGAGGTGCTCGAGCTCGACTTCGCCGATGCGCTCGCGATGACCCGCGACGGCCGGATCACGGACGGCAAGACCATCATGCTGCTGCAGTGGGCCGCTCTCGACGGCCCGTTTCGCCCAGCGGCCGGGGCGTCCGCTCCTCAGCCGTGA
- a CDS encoding DeoR/GlpR family DNA-binding transcription regulator produces the protein MLVGQRRAHLLRLLEETGKIVAKDAATELGISEDSIRRDLRDLAAEGLCQRVYGGALPVSPAVVDYTARHTVEPDAKRTVAATAAGLVRPGSTLILDGGTTALAVAQALPADLECTVITNSPTVASALLQHPSADLFLLGGRVFKHSAVACGAAAVEAAQNVSADLCLIGVTGVHPDAGLTTGDAEDAAMKRALAGRAAETYVLASSEKIGTASPYRVLPWGQVAGVVTDADPTDEVVEQISALGVEILHAT, from the coding sequence ATGCTGGTTGGGCAACGCCGCGCTCATCTCCTGCGTCTTCTGGAAGAAACAGGCAAGATCGTGGCCAAGGACGCGGCAACCGAGCTGGGCATCTCGGAGGACAGCATCCGCCGTGACCTGCGCGACCTGGCCGCCGAAGGGTTGTGCCAGCGCGTCTACGGTGGCGCGCTGCCCGTCTCCCCGGCGGTCGTCGACTACACCGCGCGCCACACCGTCGAGCCCGACGCCAAACGGACGGTCGCCGCCACGGCCGCCGGCCTCGTACGCCCCGGCAGCACGCTCATCCTCGACGGTGGCACCACCGCGCTCGCCGTCGCCCAGGCGCTCCCCGCGGATCTGGAGTGCACCGTCATCACCAACAGCCCCACGGTCGCCTCCGCCCTCCTCCAGCACCCGAGCGCCGACCTCTTCCTCCTCGGCGGCCGGGTCTTCAAGCACTCCGCCGTCGCCTGCGGCGCCGCGGCCGTCGAGGCCGCCCAGAACGTCTCCGCCGACCTCTGTCTCATCGGCGTCACCGGCGTCCACCCCGACGCCGGCCTCACCACCGGCGACGCCGAGGACGCCGCCATGAAGCGCGCCCTGGCCGGGCGTGCTGCCGAGACGTACGTCCTCGCCTCCTCCGAGAAGATCGGCACCGCCTCCCCCTACCGCGTGCTCCCCTGGGGCCAGGTCGCGGGCGTCGTCACCGACGCCGACCCGACCGACGAGGTCGTCGAGCAGATCTCGGCACTCGGCGTCGAGATCCTGCACGCCACCTGA
- the arr gene encoding NAD(+)--rifampin ADP-ribosyltransferase, producing the protein MTEPLDEGPFYHGTRADLRVGDHLTAGFRSNYRPEIVMNHIYFTALPDGAGLAAELAAGDGAPRVYLVEPTGEFENDPNVTDKKFPGNPTRSYRSREPVRIVAEVADWTRQTPEALQLWRDRLAAMGDDAEIIN; encoded by the coding sequence ATGACTGAGCCGCTGGACGAGGGGCCGTTCTACCACGGCACGAGGGCCGACCTGCGGGTCGGAGACCACCTCACCGCCGGGTTCCGGTCGAACTACCGGCCCGAGATCGTGATGAACCACATCTACTTCACCGCACTGCCCGACGGTGCGGGCCTCGCCGCGGAGCTCGCCGCGGGCGACGGGGCACCGCGGGTGTATCTCGTCGAGCCGACCGGGGAGTTCGAGAACGATCCCAACGTCACCGACAAGAAGTTCCCGGGCAACCCGACCCGCTCCTACCGCAGCCGCGAGCCGGTCCGGATCGTCGCCGAGGTCGCCGACTGGACGCGACAGACGCCCGAGGCCCTCCAGCTGTGGCGCGACCGCCTCGCCGCCATGGGCGACGACGCGGAGATCATCAACTAG
- a CDS encoding low affinity iron permease family protein — MTVENEARKSRQRGDGRNGFERFVEVVTSVVSHAPFFYVIVVVLLVWAVSFPFWSSSTKWELAVHTGSSVLSLLLLVLLQNAGRRSEEASHEKLNVIASALSDLMESRARDDEDLTESVRILREAVGLEERH; from the coding sequence ATGACCGTAGAGAACGAGGCCAGGAAATCGCGCCAGCGAGGCGACGGGCGCAACGGGTTCGAGCGCTTCGTGGAGGTGGTGACCTCCGTGGTCAGCCATGCGCCGTTCTTCTACGTGATCGTGGTCGTCCTGCTGGTGTGGGCGGTGAGCTTCCCCTTCTGGTCCTCGAGCACCAAGTGGGAGCTCGCCGTGCACACGGGCTCATCGGTCCTCTCGCTGCTGTTGCTGGTGCTGCTCCAGAACGCCGGGCGACGCTCGGAAGAGGCGTCACACGAGAAGCTGAACGTCATCGCCTCGGCCCTCTCCGACCTCATGGAGTCGCGGGCTCGTGACGACGAGGACCTCACCGAGTCGGTACGCATCCTGCGCGAGGCCGTGGGCCTCGAGGAGCGGCACTGA
- a CDS encoding branched-chain amino acid transporter permease → MPDPWYVLSGIAVSAAVTWALRAVPFAMLAPLRHSALMAHIGERMPVGMMVILAVYTVRDTDPVVLASAGPAALALALTIGLHLWRGSMTLSIFAGTAAYVLVTSVIAA, encoded by the coding sequence GTGCCTGATCCTTGGTACGTCCTGTCCGGCATCGCCGTCTCCGCGGCCGTCACCTGGGCGCTTCGTGCGGTCCCGTTCGCCATGCTGGCGCCGCTGCGGCACAGCGCGCTGATGGCCCACATCGGTGAACGGATGCCCGTCGGGATGATGGTCATCCTCGCCGTCTACACCGTTCGCGACACCGACCCGGTCGTCCTCGCATCGGCCGGCCCCGCCGCCCTGGCCCTGGCGCTCACCATCGGCCTGCACCTGTGGCGCGGCAGCATGACGCTGAGCATCTTCGCCGGGACCGCTGCGTACGTCCTGGTCACCTCGGTCATCGCGGCCTGA
- a CDS encoding AzlC family ABC transporter permease: MQVMEMETAFREPASTREELAAGWRSVLPACVAVVPLGLALGVLVVHSGLAWWWAPVLGAIVFAGTMEFLLVGLLAATAPLAQIAVSTLLVNFRHVFYAISFPLHRVHGAGWKAYSTFALTDEAYALTVTPESAGWSRPRIIGIQAFFHVAWVICVAVGAGLGSLIPPQVVGLEFAVTALFVVLGLEAYKVRRSLPVPALALGCALVAALISRENMLLIAMGMFVAALVGSYALAARRSRRA; encoded by the coding sequence ATGCAGGTCATGGAGATGGAGACAGCGTTCCGGGAGCCCGCGAGCACCCGTGAGGAGCTCGCTGCCGGCTGGCGGAGCGTGCTGCCCGCCTGTGTTGCCGTGGTGCCGCTGGGGCTCGCGCTCGGCGTCCTCGTGGTTCACTCCGGCCTCGCCTGGTGGTGGGCGCCGGTCCTCGGGGCGATCGTGTTCGCGGGCACCATGGAGTTCCTGCTGGTCGGCCTGCTGGCCGCCACGGCGCCCCTGGCGCAGATCGCCGTGAGCACCCTGCTGGTGAACTTCCGCCATGTCTTCTACGCGATCTCGTTCCCGCTGCACCGGGTGCACGGCGCGGGATGGAAGGCCTACAGCACCTTCGCGCTCACCGACGAGGCCTACGCGCTCACCGTCACGCCGGAGTCCGCCGGGTGGTCGCGGCCGCGGATCATCGGCATCCAGGCGTTCTTCCACGTCGCCTGGGTGATCTGCGTGGCCGTCGGCGCCGGGCTCGGCTCGTTGATCCCACCTCAGGTCGTCGGGCTCGAGTTCGCCGTCACCGCGCTGTTCGTGGTGCTCGGGCTCGAGGCGTACAAGGTCCGTCGGTCGCTGCCGGTCCCGGCGCTCGCGCTCGGCTGCGCGCTCGTCGCTGCCCTGATCTCGAGGGAGAACATGCTGCTGATCGCGATGGGCATGTTCGTCGCGGCGCTCGTCGGGTCGTACGCCCTCGCGGCGCGGAGGAGTCGTCGTGCCTGA
- a CDS encoding Lrp/AsnC family transcriptional regulator: protein MRNDHAIDDLDRAIIAELQDDARLSNAELARRVGLTPAPCLRRVQRLESEGVIKGYHARIDPKSGGRGFEVIVAIDIAVNDGKTIEDFETAAVAIPEVTEMRRMLGQPDYYLRVQVADPEAYEALILGTISRLPAVSRVLSHQTMRLVKG from the coding sequence ATGCGCAATGATCATGCGATCGACGACCTGGATCGAGCAATCATTGCCGAACTCCAGGATGACGCCCGACTCAGCAACGCCGAGCTGGCGCGACGGGTCGGCCTCACCCCGGCTCCGTGCCTGCGACGAGTGCAGCGCCTGGAGAGCGAAGGGGTGATCAAGGGCTACCACGCCCGCATCGACCCGAAGAGCGGCGGACGCGGGTTCGAGGTCATCGTGGCGATCGACATCGCGGTCAACGACGGCAAGACCATCGAGGACTTCGAGACGGCCGCCGTCGCCATCCCCGAGGTCACCGAGATGCGCCGCATGCTCGGCCAGCCCGACTACTACCTGCGCGTGCAGGTCGCCGACCCCGAGGCGTACGAAGCGCTCATCCTCGGGACCATCTCCCGGCTGCCCGCGGTGAGCCGGGTGCTGTCGCACCAGACGATGCGACTGGTCAAGGGCTGA
- a CDS encoding helix-turn-helix domain-containing protein, which yields MISTVTSPSSSVGSELRRWRELRSLSQLALATQAEVSTRHVSYVENGRSRPTPEMIVRLAEVLRVPMAEQNRLLLAGGFAPRYPHRATDDDALAPVMAGLRGLLDAHAPYPALLLDDRWDVVDANRSVDALLVGCDPCLLEPPLNVIRLCLHPRGIAPRIRNLLVWRAHLLHQLGRRITHTGGDPALVALRDEVTAYPSDGEPPARPLADPVVPLEIEMGGDILRFFSVASQIESASDVTLHGLHLETFVPADARTRQALSP from the coding sequence GTGATCTCAACCGTGACCTCACCGTCTTCGTCGGTCGGCAGCGAGCTTCGCCGCTGGCGCGAGCTGCGGTCGCTGAGCCAGCTCGCGCTCGCCACCCAGGCCGAGGTGAGCACCCGGCACGTGAGCTACGTCGAGAACGGCCGCTCCCGGCCGACGCCGGAGATGATCGTGCGGCTGGCCGAGGTGCTGCGGGTGCCGATGGCCGAGCAGAACCGCCTGCTGCTCGCCGGTGGGTTCGCTCCTCGCTACCCGCACCGTGCGACCGACGACGACGCGCTCGCTCCGGTGATGGCCGGACTTCGTGGCCTGCTGGACGCCCACGCGCCGTACCCGGCTCTGCTCCTCGACGACCGCTGGGACGTAGTCGACGCGAACCGGTCCGTCGACGCGCTGCTCGTCGGCTGCGATCCCTGCCTGCTCGAGCCTCCGCTGAACGTGATCCGGCTCTGCCTGCATCCGCGGGGGATCGCGCCGCGCATCCGCAACCTCCTCGTCTGGCGTGCGCACCTGCTCCATCAGCTCGGCCGGCGCATCACGCACACCGGTGGCGATCCGGCGCTGGTCGCGCTCCGGGACGAGGTCACCGCCTATCCCTCCGACGGCGAGCCGCCCGCCCGGCCCTTGGCCGATCCCGTCGTACCGCTGGAGATCGAGATGGGCGGCGACATCCTCCGCTTCTTCAGCGTCGCCAGCCAGATCGAGAGCGCCTCCGACGTGACGCTCCACGGTCTCCACCTGGAGACCTTCGTCCCCGCCGACGCCCGCACGCGGCAGGCGCTCAGCCCTTGA
- a CDS encoding nuclear transport factor 2 family protein yields the protein MNDIVTRYLDTWNATGEELTELLAKHWSDDCVYVDPLAEVQGRDAVGATIQAVRAQFPGFVFTPVGTADTHHQQARFQWGLGPAGEEPVIIGFDVVVIDADQRIRDVRGFLDKMPA from the coding sequence ATGAACGACATCGTGACGCGCTACCTCGACACCTGGAACGCCACCGGCGAGGAGCTCACCGAGCTGCTGGCCAAGCACTGGTCCGACGACTGCGTCTACGTCGACCCGCTCGCCGAGGTCCAGGGCCGCGACGCCGTCGGAGCGACCATCCAGGCCGTACGCGCACAGTTCCCCGGCTTCGTGTTCACCCCCGTGGGGACCGCCGACACCCACCACCAGCAGGCCCGTTTCCAGTGGGGGCTCGGTCCGGCCGGTGAGGAGCCGGTCATCATCGGCTTCGACGTGGTCGTCATCGACGCCGACCAGCGGATCCGGGACGTACGCGGCTTCCTGGACAAGATGCCCGCCTGA
- a CDS encoding Lrp/AsnC family transcriptional regulator encodes MDQIDRELLAELQRDATQSYAALGRAVGLSAGAAHERVRKLREAGVIRRTSAEVDPAAVGSGVLAYVMVDSTSWMGDSAEAFAALPEIVEAHVIAGSASVLVKVRTATTEQLQDVLRRIYAIDGVSGTQATVVLETFFERPLSPLTPGPA; translated from the coding sequence GTGGATCAGATCGATCGCGAGCTGCTGGCCGAGCTCCAGCGCGACGCCACCCAGTCCTACGCCGCGCTCGGCCGGGCCGTCGGCCTCTCCGCCGGCGCCGCCCACGAGCGTGTGCGCAAGCTGCGTGAGGCGGGCGTCATCCGGCGCACGAGCGCCGAGGTGGACCCGGCCGCGGTGGGCAGCGGAGTCCTGGCGTACGTCATGGTCGACTCGACCTCCTGGATGGGCGACTCCGCGGAGGCGTTCGCCGCGCTCCCGGAGATCGTGGAGGCTCATGTCATCGCGGGCAGCGCGTCGGTGCTGGTGAAGGTCAGGACTGCGACCACCGAGCAGCTGCAGGACGTGCTGCGCCGGATCTACGCCATCGACGGGGTCAGCGGGACCCAGGCGACCGTGGTCCTGGAGACCTTCTTCGAGCGCCCGCTCTCGCCGCTGACCCCGGGCCCGGCCTGA
- a CDS encoding SMP-30/gluconolactonase/LRE family protein codes for MSDERPGLYEMLDERFRTGRCMNGDDALEVLFTGCRWAEGPIYVPAWRQVVWSDIPNDRMLRWDEETGDVAVFRRAAGHTNGNTLDREGRLITCEQGNRRVTRTEHDGTITVLADRWQGKRLNSPNDATVRSDGSIWFSDPDFGITSDYEGYRAESEIGANNVYRIDPTTGEVSLAADCFGAPNGLVFSPDERQLFVSDTRAGRIWVFDVREDGTLSEERVFAEAGAREGARFDNIRFDDGGRLWVAAMDDGVHCYDPDGTLIGRLNVPEAVANISWGGAKRNRLFITAETSLYSVVLGVTGLHPTGPGRRPWL; via the coding sequence ATGAGCGATGAACGCCCTGGCCTGTACGAGATGCTCGACGAGCGGTTCCGCACCGGACGGTGCATGAACGGCGACGACGCGCTGGAGGTCCTTTTCACCGGCTGCCGCTGGGCCGAGGGACCGATCTACGTGCCCGCCTGGCGTCAGGTCGTCTGGAGCGACATCCCGAACGACCGGATGCTGCGCTGGGACGAGGAGACCGGCGACGTGGCGGTCTTCCGTCGTGCCGCCGGACACACCAACGGCAACACCCTCGACCGCGAGGGCCGGCTGATCACCTGCGAGCAGGGCAACCGCCGGGTGACCCGGACCGAGCACGACGGCACGATCACCGTGCTGGCCGACCGCTGGCAGGGCAAGCGGCTGAACAGCCCCAACGACGCGACCGTCAGGTCGGACGGCTCGATCTGGTTCTCCGACCCCGACTTCGGCATCACCAGCGACTACGAGGGATACCGCGCCGAGAGCGAGATCGGCGCCAACAACGTCTATCGGATCGACCCGACCACCGGCGAGGTGAGTCTGGCGGCGGACTGCTTCGGGGCGCCGAACGGCCTGGTGTTCTCCCCCGACGAGCGGCAGCTCTTCGTCTCCGACACCCGTGCCGGCAGGATCTGGGTCTTCGACGTACGCGAGGACGGCACCCTCTCCGAGGAGCGGGTCTTCGCCGAGGCCGGAGCCCGCGAGGGTGCCCGCTTCGACAACATCCGCTTCGACGACGGCGGCCGCCTCTGGGTCGCCGCGATGGACGACGGGGTGCACTGCTACGACCCCGACGGCACCCTCATCGGCCGCCTGAACGTCCCCGAGGCGGTTGCCAACATCTCCTGGGGTGGCGCCAAGCGCAACCGCCTCTTCATCACCGCGGAGACGAGCTTGTACTCCGTCGTCTTGGGCGTCACCGGGCTCCATCCGACCGGACCGGGACGGCGGCCCTGGCTGTAG